One part of the Arabidopsis thaliana chromosome 1 sequence genome encodes these proteins:
- the ARF12 gene encoding auxin response factor 12 (auxin response factor 12 (ARF12); FUNCTIONS IN: sequence-specific DNA binding transcription factor activity; INVOLVED IN: response to hormone stimulus, regulation of transcription, DNA-dependent, regulation of transcription; LOCATED IN: nucleus; EXPRESSED IN: 20 plant structures; EXPRESSED DURING: 13 growth stages; CONTAINS InterPro DOMAIN/s: Aux/IAA-ARF-dimerisation (InterPro:IPR011525), Transcriptional factor B3 (InterPro:IPR003340), Auxin response factor (InterPro:IPR010525), AUX/IAA protein (InterPro:IPR003311); BEST Arabidopsis thaliana protein match is: auxin response factor 15 (TAIR:AT1G35520.1); Has 2491 Blast hits to 2142 proteins in 81 species: Archae - 0; Bacteria - 0; Metazoa - 2; Fungi - 0; Plants - 2489; Viruses - 0; Other Eukaryotes - 0 (source: NCBI BLink).), producing MESGNVVNAQPELSGIIDGSKSYVYEQLWKLCAGPLCDIPKLGEKVYYFPQGHIELVETSTREELNELQPICDLPSKLQCRVIAIHLKVENNSDETYAEITLMPDTTQVVIPTQNENQFRPLVNSFTKVLTASDTSAHGGFFVPKKHAIECLPSLDMSQPLPAQELLAIDLHGNQWRFNHNYRGTPQRHLLTTGWNAFTTSKKLVAGDVIVFVRGETGELRVGIRRARHQQGNIPSSIVSIDCMRHGVVASAKHAFDNQCMFTVVYKPRSSKFIVSYDKFLDAVNNKFNVGSRFTMRLEGDDFSERRCFGTIIGVSDFSPHWKCSEWRSLEVQWDEFTSFPGPKKVSPWDIEHLMPAINVPRSFLLKNKRLREVNEIGSSSSHLLPPILTQGQENEQLSVASPMNISLRYRDATEDAMNPSKLLMSYPVQPMPKLNYNNQMVTEMEENITTKTGTNFRLFGVTLDTPPVIKDPIEEIGSEISKLTEGKKFGLSQTLRSPTEIQNKQFSSSRTCTKVQMQGVTIGRAVDLSVLNGYDQLILELEKLFDIKGQLQTRNQWEIAFTDSDEDKMLVGDDPWPEFCNMVKKIFIQKRR from the exons ATGGAAAGTGGCAACGTTGTGAATGCACAACCTGAATTATCAGGCATAA TTGATGGATCCAAGAGCTATGTTTACGAGCAGTTATGGAAACTCTGTGCGGGACCTTTGTGTGATATTCCAAAACTTGGAGAAAAGGTTTATTACTTTCCTCAAGGTCACATAGAGCTT GTTGAGACATCTACAAGAGAAGAGTTGAATGAGTTACAACCAATTTGTGATCTTCCTTCTAAGCTTCAATGTCGTGTTATTGCTATTCATCTTAAG GTGGAAAACAATAGTGATGAGACTTATGCTGAGATCACTTTGATGCCAGATACAACT CAAGTTGTAATCCCTACTCAGAATGAAAATCAATTTAGACCATTAGTTAATTCCTTTACGAAGGTTTTAACGGCCTCAGATACAAGCGCTCATGGTGGATTCTTTGTACCGAAAAAACATGCCATTGAATGTCTCCCTTCGCTG gatATGTCTCAACCTTTACCTGCACAAGAACTTCTTGCTATAGATCTCCATGGTAATCAATGGAGATTCAACCACAACTATAGAG GTACACCGCAAAGACATTTGTTAACAACTGGTTGGAATGCATtcacaacatcaaaaaaattggttgCAGGGGATGTCATCGTATTCGTTAG GGGAGAGACTGGAGAGTTACGAGTTGGTATCAGACGAGCAAGACATCAACAAGGGAATATACCTTCATCAATAGTATCAATAGATTGTATGAGACATGGGGTAGTTGCTTCCGCAAAGCATGCTTTTGATAACCAATGTATGTTCACTGTGGTTTACAAGCCAAG GTCAAGTAAATTTATTGTCAGTTACGACAAATTCTTGGACGCTGTGAACAATAAGTTCAATGTCGGTTCAAGATTTACAATGCGGTTAGAGGGTGATGATTTCTCTGAAAGAAG ATGTTTTGGGACAATTATTGGAGTTAGTGATTTCTCTCCTCATTGGAAATGTTCAGAGTGGCGCAGCTTAGAA GTGCAGTGGGATGAATTTACATCATTTCCGGGACCTAAAAAAGTGTCACCCTGGGACATCGAACATTTAATGCCTGCAATAAATGTTCCGCGATCATTTTTGCTCAAGAACAAGCGTTTACGAGAAGTTAATGAAATCG gttcttcatcatcacatcTCTTACCTCCTATATTGACACAAGGACAAGAAAATGAACAACTAAGTGTTGCCTCTCCGATGAATATTTCTCTTCGTTATCGTGATGCAACTGAAGATGCTATGAATCCTTCTAAATTGCTAATGAGCTACCCTGTCCAACCAATGCCCAAACTAAATTACAATAACCAAATGGTTAcagaaatggaagaaaatataacaacCAAGACAGGCACTAATTTTAGGCTGTTTGGAGTCACTCTGGACACTCCTCCGGTGATCAAAGATCCCATTGAAGAAATTGGCTCGGAGATTTCGAAACTTACTGaaggaaaaaagtttggtcTAAGCCAAACTTTAAGATCACCAACAGAGATCCAAAACAAGCAGTTCAGTTCTAGTAGAACTTGTACCAAA GTTCAAATGCAAGGTGTAACAATAGGAAGAGCTGTGGATTTAAGTGTTCTTAATGGATATGATCAGCTAATACTAGAATTGGAGAAGCTCTTTGATATCAAAGGTCAATTGCAAACTCGCAACCAATGGGAAATAGCTTTCACAGATAGTGACGAAGATAAGATGCTTGTTGGAGACGATCCATGGCC TGAATTCTGCAacatggtgaagaagatattCATTCAAAAGAGGAggtaa
- a CDS encoding uncharacterized protein (unknown protein; FUNCTIONS IN: molecular_function unknown; INVOLVED IN: biological_process unknown; LOCATED IN: endomembrane system; BEST Arabidopsis thaliana protein match is: unknown protein (TAIR:AT3G31400.1); Has 4 Blast hits to 4 proteins in 1 species: Archae - 0; Bacteria - 0; Metazoa - 0; Fungi - 0; Plants - 4; Viruses - 0; Other Eukaryotes - 0 (source: NCBI BLink).) codes for MARLSSVMWVSSLCLATLEALVSSGDGSFLFLPREEEKEAEMKAEMWRRRRDHHHRKGKALRNGNFVCVIKEKSVTTLIGTKFGGALHGITGSIINGAFMTHGFRSWLMENQVKADEHVNRAMGRGLPSNVDSDGPTGYMLVLVVTRMTGPNDVYVYINIYKMMVMNVLLEWAEMIPLTEYSLLTPFFPFSSVQRKRFWQDQMKTCRLSLYGGAGLVVSLVWVVVSLTLMEKGASYAEKAKVHSLVCAICVEARSHILAGSPYGVLRELPQS; via the exons ATGGCTAGACTCAGCTCTGTCATGTGGGTCTCTTCCTTGTGCCTTGCGACATTGGAGGCTCTAGTTTCTTCTGGCGATGgctcctttctctttcttcctcg agaagaagagaaggaagcgGAGATGAAGGCGGAAATGTGGCGTAGGAGAAGAGATCATCACCACCGCAAAGGAAAGGCATTAAGAAATGGAAATTTCGTTTGTGTCATTAAGGAGAA GTCCGTAACAACTCTGATCGGAACGAAATTTGGTGGAGCGCTTCATGGTATTACTGGGTCGATAATCAACG GAGCTTTTATGACTCATGGATTCAGATCCTGGTTGATGGAGAACCAAGTTAAAGCTGATGAGCATGTG AATCGAGCTATGGGTCGTGGTCTCCCTAGTAATGTGGACAGTGATGGGCCGACGGGTTACATGCTG GTTCTAGTTGTCACGAGGATGACTGGACCTAACGATGTGTatgtttatattaatatatataagatgatGGTTATGAATGTGTTGTTAGAA TGGGCAGAGATGATTCCTCTCACTGAGTATTCTTTACTCACTccttttttccctttttcctCAG TTCAAAGAAAACGTTTTTGGCAAGATCAGATGAAAACATGCCGTCTTAGTCTATATGGCGGGGCAG GTTTAGTTGTCTCCCTCGTTTGGGTTGTCGTCTCCCTC ACTCTCATGGAGAAAGGTGCATCTTATGCGGAGAAGGCCAAGGTCCACTCTCTTGTTTGCGCCATTTGTGTTGAAGCCCGTTCTCATATATTAGCGGGAAGTCCTTATGGTGTGCTTCGAGAGCTTCCACAGTCTTGA